The DNA window GTGAAGATTCTGGAAGGTGCGGCAAGGTGAGCGGCGGTTGCTGTTCAGAGGGCGCATCCCGCTGTTGCCCAAGGCAGGAACGCCCTAGAGTTGCGATCGATTTCTTGTACCTGGACCTGAACGTGTGCACCAGGTGCATGGGCACTGATGCCAACCTTGACGCAGCCATTGCCGATGTGTCGGGCGTGCTGAAGGCGGCCGGGTTTGACGTAGTGGTGAACAAGGTCAACATCACCTCAAGGGAACTGGCCGCCAGGTACGAGTTCGTGAGTTCGCCTACGATCAGAGTGAACGGCAGGGACATTCAGCCTGACGTGAGGGAATCGGCCTGTGAAAGCTGTGGCGACCTATGTGGAGATAGTGTGGACTGCAGGGTCTGGACGCATGACGGAACAGAACACACAGTAC is part of the Clostridia bacterium genome and encodes:
- a CDS encoding DUF2703 domain-containing protein: MYLDLNVCTRCMGTDANLDAAIADVSGVLKAAGFDVVVNKVNITSRELAARYEFVSSPTIRVNGRDIQPDVRESACESCGDLCGDSVDCRVWTHDGTEHTVPPREFIVNAILREVYSDTRTSAQDAHEYRMPHNLEVFFRGR